A stretch of the Panicum virgatum strain AP13 chromosome 9N, P.virgatum_v5, whole genome shotgun sequence genome encodes the following:
- the LOC120692071 gene encoding probable dolichyl pyrophosphate Man9GlcNAc2 alpha-1,3-glucosyltransferase, whose translation MAKPKKHRTSAPDPPAAAARLPWQPPAPPVPMALLISLAALLVRVLVSVGPYSGQGAAPKFGDYEAQRHWMELTLHLPPSDWYRNSSDNDLAYWGLDYPPLSAYQSLLHGRIINASLPDAVALRSSCGYESTESKLLMRWTVLSSDLLVFFPAALWFVWAYLKGGIGISAEERREGWMWLLAMVLLSPCLLLIDHGHFQYNCISLGLTLGAIAGVLSRNELVAAALFTLAVNHKQMSLYFAPAFFSHLLGKCLKRKYPIVEVMKLAFVVLGTFALVWWPFLHSYEAALQVISRLAPFERGIYEDYVANFWCSTSVIIKWKRLFAIKPLKLMSLSGTILAFLPSFVQQVKSPSNLGFLYSLMNSSFSFYLFSYQVHEKSILLPLLPASLLALKEPQMFGWFVYFALFSMYPLICRDQLLLQYIAVLGLFFLIYYTPGGSHGKRLNISCGAKLVLSLPFLCSLILHITYLQIEPPKRYPFLFDALIMFICFSQFVILTMYTNYKQWMLDTHSRSIGVKKDL comes from the exons ATGGCGAAGCCGAAGAAACACCGCACCTCCGCCCCAGAtccgcccgcagccgccgcccgcctcccatGGCAGCCCCCAGCGCCGCCAGTCCCCATGGCCCTCCTCATCTCCCTCGCCGCTCTCCTTGTCCGCGTGCTCGTCTCCGTGGGCCCCTACTCCGGCCAGGGTGCGGCGCCCAAGTTCGGCGACTACGAGGCGCAGCGGCACTGGATGGAGCTCACCCTCCACCTCCCGCCCTCCGACTGGTACCGCAACAGCTCCGACAACGACCTCGCCTACTGGGGCCTCGACTACCCGCCCCTCTCCGCCTACCAGAGCCTCCTCCACGGCCGCATCATCAACGCCTCACTCCCCGACGCCGTCGCGCTCCGCTCCTCCTGCGGCTACGAGTCCACGGAATC GAAGTTGCTGATGCGGTGGACGGTGCTGTCCTCGGATCTTCTGGTGTTCTTTCCCGCAGCATTGTGGTTCGTGTGGGCATACCTCAAAGGTGGAATCGGAATTAGCGCGGAGGAGAGACGGGAAGGGTGGATGTGGCTGCTGGCCATGGTCCTGCTCAGCCCCTGTTTATTGTTGATCGATCATGGCCATTTTCAG TACAACTGCATCAGCCTTGGACTTACACTTGGAGCTATTGCTGGTGTTTTGTCGAGGAATGAGCTTGTTGCTGCAGCTCTCTTTACTCTTGCAGTCAATCACAAGCAG ATGAGCCTGTACTTTGCGCCAGCTTTTTTCAGCCATCTTCTTGGGAAGTGCCTCAAACGCAAATATCCTATTGTCGAAGTCATGAAACTTGCTTTCGTGGTCTTGGGAACTTTTGCTCTTGTCTGGTGGCCATTTTTGCATTCTTATGAAGCTGCCCTACAG GTGATCTCTCGATTAGCTCCATTTGAGAGAGGTATATACGAGGATTATGTTGCAAATTTCTGGTGCAGCACTTCGGTTATTATCAAGTGGAAGAGATTGTTTGCAATAAAACCACTGAAACTTATGAGTCTCTCTGGTACCATACTGGCTTTCTTGCCATCATTTGTTCAGCAAGTCAAGTCTCCAAGTAATCTTGGCTTCCTTTATTCTTTGATGAACAGCTCATTCTCTTTCTACCTATTCTCCTACCAAG TTCATGAGAAATCGATTTTGCTACCACTTTTACCTGCAAGTCTTTTAGCCCTGAAGGAACCTCAGATGTTCGGATGGTTCGTATACTTTGCCCTTTTCTCAATGTACCCACTTATTTGCCGTGATCAGCTTCTTTTACAATATATAGCTGTTCTTGGCCTATTCTTTCTTATATACTACACACCTGGTGGAAGCCATGGAAAGAGGCTGAACATCTCATGCGGAGCAAAGTTAGTTCTTAGCTTGCCATTTTTGTGCTCACTTATACTTCACATTACCTACCTGCAAATAGAGCCGCCCAAGAGGTATCCATTCCTGTTTGATGCGCTGATAATGTTCATATGCTTTTCACAATTTGTCATATTAACAATGTACACCAATTATAAGCAATGGATGTTGGACACCCATTCTAGATCAATAGGTGTGAAGAAGGATTTGTGA